Proteins from one Salaquimonas pukyongi genomic window:
- a CDS encoding L,D-transpeptidase family protein, which produces MPAAALLLSSALVTAALATSALAAKQAAGKSGLKELTVRSGEDESQANAPVLVTVSIDNQQLRVYRGTDKLAASRVSSGKPGYDTPMGVFSILEKKRRHRSNIYSGAPMPYMQRLTWSGIALHQSNSVPSWPASHGCVRLPGKFAKQLFNLTERGAHVLIAREMLQPAPIRHKALFQPGAAEAKMASLRDTIDGIANGGLLEGLPVEKPEQTAEIPKPLRIYATRITRREITRELQRLLNRLGHEAGEVDGLYGKGTAEAVIRFQKAQGLAPTGMLSEELVDTVYSTAGEERPLPGMIYVRRGHLPVFSAPIGLRNPKEPLGTHFFLASGDKEQLNWLSVSMAGRIPPSVVRDHKLEVEGSGQLVRSNPRTALDRLIIDAKTRERIALMIGHGASFSVSDNGLGTETGWGTDFIVQLR; this is translated from the coding sequence TTGCCGGCAGCAGCACTGTTGTTGTCCTCGGCGCTGGTTACCGCTGCACTCGCCACCTCTGCACTGGCCGCCAAACAGGCCGCGGGCAAATCGGGCCTGAAGGAACTTACCGTCCGCTCCGGCGAAGATGAAAGCCAGGCAAACGCCCCGGTGCTGGTGACGGTCTCCATCGATAACCAGCAATTGCGCGTCTACCGGGGAACGGACAAACTGGCGGCATCGAGGGTTTCAAGCGGCAAACCCGGATACGATACGCCAATGGGCGTGTTTTCCATCCTGGAGAAGAAGCGGCGCCATCGCTCCAATATCTATTCGGGGGCGCCGATGCCCTATATGCAGCGGTTGACCTGGTCGGGAATTGCCCTGCACCAGTCAAATTCCGTTCCTTCCTGGCCCGCTTCCCATGGCTGTGTGCGGCTGCCCGGCAAGTTCGCCAAACAGTTGTTCAACCTGACCGAGCGCGGCGCTCATGTGCTGATTGCCCGTGAAATGCTCCAGCCCGCACCGATCCGACACAAGGCGTTGTTTCAGCCGGGAGCGGCAGAAGCAAAAATGGCTTCGCTGCGCGATACCATTGACGGCATTGCCAATGGCGGGCTGCTTGAGGGCCTGCCGGTGGAAAAACCGGAACAGACGGCAGAAATCCCCAAACCGCTGCGGATCTACGCAACGCGGATCACACGCCGTGAAATCACCCGCGAATTGCAGCGTCTGCTGAACAGGCTGGGCCATGAAGCCGGCGAAGTAGACGGTCTTTACGGCAAAGGTACTGCCGAGGCGGTGATCCGGTTCCAGAAGGCGCAGGGCCTTGCTCCCACCGGGATGCTGAGCGAGGAACTGGTCGACACGGTCTACAGCACGGCAGGTGAAGAACGCCCCCTGCCCGGCATGATTTACGTGCGGCGTGGCCATCTGCCGGTGTTTTCGGCACCGATCGGCCTGCGCAACCCGAAAGAACCGCTCGGCACCCATTTCTTTCTGGCTTCCGGCGACAAGGAGCAGCTGAACTGGCTCTCGGTATCCATGGCAGGCCGGATTCCGCCTTCAGTGGTTCGCGATCACAAGCTTGAGGTTGAAGGTTCGGGCCAGCTGGTTCGTTCCAATCCCCGCACTGCCCTCGACCGCCTGATCATTGATGCAAAGACCCGCGAGCGCATCGCCCTGATGATCGGCCACGGAGCCTCCTTTTCAGTTTCCGACAACGGTTTGGGAACGGAAACCGGCTGGGGCACCGATTTTATCGTTCAGCTTCGCTAG
- the mazG gene encoding nucleoside triphosphate pyrophosphohydrolase, translating into MTPSRDISRLIEIMAALRTPQTGCPWDLEQDFRSIAPYTIEEAYEVADAIERGDMDDLRLELGDLLLQSVYHARMAQEEGHFDFGDVVEGITAKMIRRHPHVFGDKRGEEYSASGMASGTWERIKAEEKAETAARRDEMGLPPKRKGESLLDEVPAALPGLTLAVKLQQKAAKVGFDWNDPGAVLAKLREETEELEAELSAESPDVSALKDELGDVLFVLANLARHLDIDPESALRRTNRKFRKRFAYIENNIEQRTGKPLSSASLEEMEALWQEAKTAGR; encoded by the coding sequence ATGACCCCTTCCCGCGACATTTCCCGGCTTATCGAGATCATGGCGGCACTCAGAACGCCGCAAACCGGCTGCCCCTGGGACCTGGAACAGGATTTCCGTTCCATCGCCCCCTATACCATTGAGGAAGCCTATGAGGTGGCCGATGCGATCGAGCGCGGCGACATGGATGATTTGCGTCTGGAACTGGGCGATCTATTGCTGCAATCGGTCTATCACGCCCGCATGGCCCAGGAGGAAGGCCATTTCGACTTTGGCGATGTGGTCGAGGGCATTACCGCAAAGATGATTCGCCGCCATCCCCATGTCTTTGGAGATAAGCGCGGCGAAGAATACTCCGCCTCCGGCATGGCCAGCGGCACCTGGGAACGCATCAAGGCCGAGGAGAAGGCCGAGACGGCGGCCCGCAGGGATGAAATGGGCTTGCCGCCGAAAAGGAAAGGCGAAAGCCTGCTCGATGAGGTGCCTGCCGCCCTTCCCGGCCTCACCCTGGCCGTCAAGCTGCAGCAGAAGGCCGCAAAGGTAGGGTTCGACTGGAACGATCCCGGCGCTGTGCTGGCCAAGCTGCGCGAGGAAACCGAAGAGCTCGAGGCCGAACTTTCAGCCGAAAGCCCGGACGTTTCAGCCCTCAAGGACGAGTTGGGCGATGTCTTGTTTGTGCTGGCAAACCTTGCGCGCCATCTCGACATCGATCCCGAATCGGCCCTGCGGCGCACCAATCGGAAATTCCGCAAGCGCTTTGCCTATATTGAAAACAACATCGAACAGCGCACCGGCAAGCCCTTGTCCTCGGCCTCGCTTGAGGAAATGGAGGCGCTTTGGCAGGAAGCAAAAACAGCCGGAAGATAG
- the hflX gene encoding GTPase HflX, which yields MSEPTEGGRARFQWSQDEAQKPERAIVLVPDLRAGPNHAAPSRSAASRLEEARGLAEAIRLVVAEAGVIALKTIKPATLMGTGKVEEIAGIIKAGEIGLAIVDHALSPIQQRNLEKAWNCKVLDRTGLILEIFGDRARTREGRLQVDLAHLNYQKGRLVRQWTHLERQRGGAGFMGGPGETQIEADRREIQAKIIKLENELEKVRRTRELHRAGRKRRPHPVVALVGYTNAGKSTLFNRLTGSKVLAKDMLFATLDPTLRQLTLPGGTEVIVSDTVGFISDLPTHLIAAFRATLEEVVEADVILHVRDIADPENAAQAEDVYAILSDLGIGEEGRQGVVEVLNKIDLLPAEALAGIRDTMQEQATIAVSAVTGEGIEALLERIEAAIGSDARLVTLHLEPDELSTLPQIYRDGSIVTRRDNEDGSIDLTVRLNANVREGRYRAFLAQAS from the coding sequence TTGAGTGAACCCACCGAAGGTGGGCGTGCCCGCTTTCAGTGGTCACAGGACGAAGCGCAGAAACCCGAACGCGCCATCGTGCTGGTGCCCGATCTGCGCGCCGGCCCCAATCATGCAGCGCCCAGCCGCTCCGCAGCCTCACGGCTTGAGGAGGCAAGGGGGCTTGCCGAGGCCATTCGCCTTGTGGTCGCCGAGGCCGGGGTCATTGCCCTGAAAACCATCAAGCCGGCGACCCTGATGGGAACCGGCAAGGTTGAGGAAATCGCCGGCATCATCAAGGCAGGCGAAATTGGCCTGGCAATCGTCGATCATGCGCTTTCGCCCATCCAGCAGCGCAATCTGGAAAAGGCCTGGAACTGCAAGGTGCTCGACCGCACCGGACTTATTCTGGAAATCTTCGGAGACCGGGCGCGAACCAGGGAAGGGCGCCTGCAGGTCGATCTTGCCCATCTGAACTACCAGAAGGGCCGGCTGGTGCGCCAATGGACACACCTTGAGCGCCAGCGCGGCGGTGCCGGTTTCATGGGGGGACCCGGTGAAACCCAGATCGAGGCCGACCGCCGGGAAATTCAGGCGAAGATCATCAAGCTTGAAAACGAGCTTGAAAAGGTGCGCCGCACGCGTGAACTGCATCGTGCGGGCCGCAAGCGCAGGCCCCATCCGGTGGTTGCCCTCGTCGGCTATACCAATGCCGGCAAATCAACCCTGTTCAACCGCCTGACCGGGTCGAAAGTACTGGCCAAGGACATGCTGTTCGCCACGCTCGATCCGACCCTGCGCCAATTGACCCTGCCCGGCGGCACGGAGGTTATCGTGTCGGATACGGTCGGTTTCATTTCCGACCTGCCGACCCATCTGATCGCCGCCTTCAGGGCAACGCTTGAAGAGGTTGTGGAAGCCGACGTGATCCTTCACGTGCGCGATATTGCCGATCCGGAAAATGCGGCCCAGGCAGAAGACGTCTATGCTATTCTCTCCGATCTCGGCATCGGCGAAGAAGGCAGACAAGGGGTTGTCGAGGTTCTCAACAAGATCGATCTTCTGCCGGCAGAGGCGCTCGCCGGCATTCGCGACACCATGCAGGAACAGGCCACGATTGCGGTCTCTGCAGTGACCGGTGAGGGCATTGAGGCACTGCTTGAGCGTATTGAAGCGGCCATCGGCAGCGATGCCCGTCTGGTAACGTTGCATCTGGAACCGGACGAGTTGTCGACGCTTCCCCAAATCTACCGCGACGGGAGCATTGTGACGCGCCGCGACAACGAGGACGGCAGCATCGACCTGACCGTGCGCCTGAATGCCAATGTGAGGGAAGGGCGCTATCGTGCCTTCCTGGCGCAGGCTTCGTGA
- the hfq gene encoding RNA chaperone Hfq, with protein MADKQQNLQDAFLNQVRKQKIPLTIFLVNGVKLNGVVSWFDNFCVLLKRDGIAQLVYKHAISTIMPATPVNLGPDSDSGDDR; from the coding sequence ATGGCGGACAAACAACAAAACCTACAAGATGCCTTTCTCAACCAGGTACGCAAGCAGAAGATTCCGCTGACCATCTTTCTGGTCAACGGCGTGAAGCTGAACGGTGTGGTAAGCTGGTTTGACAATTTCTGCGTATTGCTGAAACGCGACGGCATTGCACAACTTGTCTACAAGCATGCCATCTCCACCATCATGCCGGCCACTCCGGTCAATCTGGGGCCGGACAGCGACAGCGGGGATGATCGTTGA